One Qiania dongpingensis genomic window carries:
- the yfcE gene encoding phosphodiesterase gives MKLMIASDIHGSRYYCEKMLLRYEEEKAEKLLLLGDLLYHGPRNDLPRDYDPKAVIALLNGKKEELLCVRGNCDAEVDQMVLQFPIMADYMILYLDKRMVFATHGHIHNEENLPPLKKGDIILHGHTHVQAMDNCGGHLYLNPGSVAIPKNGNENSYMIYEDGVFTIKNMDGEEIRAYSLKEDA, from the coding sequence ATGAAGTTGATGATTGCATCAGATATCCATGGTTCCAGGTACTACTGTGAAAAAATGCTGCTCCGCTATGAGGAAGAAAAGGCCGAAAAGCTTTTGCTGCTGGGAGATCTGCTGTATCACGGCCCCAGAAATGACCTCCCCAGGGATTATGATCCTAAGGCTGTGATCGCATTGCTCAACGGAAAAAAGGAGGAGCTTCTCTGTGTCAGGGGAAACTGTGATGCCGAGGTGGACCAGATGGTGCTTCAGTTCCCGATTATGGCAGATTATATGATATTATACCTGGATAAACGGATGGTCTTTGCGACTCACGGCCATATTCACAATGAAGAAAATCTTCCGCCTCTAAAAAAGGGAGATATTATCCTCCACGGACATACGCACGTACAGGCCATGGATAACTGCGGAGGCCATCTCTATTTGAATCCAGGTTCCGTTGCCATCCCTAAAAATGGAAATGAAAACAGCTATATGATTTATGAGGACGGAGTGTTTACCATAAAGAACATGGATGGAGAAGAAATCAGAGCTTATTCTCTGAAGGAGGATGCGTAA
- a CDS encoding Mrp/NBP35 family ATP-binding protein produces the protein MAEERKCSSTTCGKESCKGCDKAKVDFSVKPHKMSHVKKVIGVVSGKGGVGKSLVTSLLTVTMSKKGYKCGILDADITGPSIPKAFGIKDKAMASAQGMLPVCSSSGIPIMSINLILENDTDPVVWRGPVIANTVKQFWSDVIWGDLDYLFIDMPPGTGDVPLTVFQSLPVDGIIVVTSPQELVSMIVEKAVKMAELMKVPVLGLVENMSYFKCPDNGKSYQIFGESHIDEVADYHNLKVLARIPIDPSLAEACDKGFIEEFEGSCMDEAAGVLEEM, from the coding sequence ATGGCGGAAGAGAGAAAATGTTCCAGTACTACATGCGGAAAGGAATCCTGCAAAGGCTGTGATAAGGCGAAGGTTGATTTTTCCGTGAAGCCGCATAAAATGAGCCATGTGAAAAAAGTCATCGGCGTTGTCAGCGGAAAAGGCGGGGTAGGGAAATCACTGGTGACCTCCCTGTTGACCGTTACCATGAGTAAGAAAGGATATAAATGCGGGATTTTGGACGCGGATATTACAGGACCTTCCATACCAAAAGCATTTGGTATAAAGGACAAGGCCATGGCGTCGGCCCAGGGGATGCTGCCAGTATGCAGCAGCAGCGGAATCCCGATCATGTCCATTAATCTGATCCTGGAAAACGATACAGATCCCGTCGTCTGGCGGGGGCCTGTGATAGCAAATACGGTCAAACAGTTTTGGTCGGATGTGATATGGGGAGATTTGGATTATTTGTTTATTGATATGCCTCCGGGAACCGGGGATGTGCCGCTGACAGTGTTCCAGTCCCTGCCGGTGGACGGTATCATTGTGGTGACTTCTCCTCAGGAGCTGGTATCCATGATCGTGGAAAAGGCCGTGAAGATGGCAGAGCTCATGAAGGTTCCCGTATTGGGCTTAGTGGAAAATATGTCTTATTTTAAATGTCCTGACAATGGGAAATCCTATCAGATTTTCGGTGAGAGCCATATTGATGAGGTGGCTGATTACCATAATCTTAAGGTGCTGGCGAGGATTCCCATTGACCCTTCGCTGGCAGAAGCCTGCGACAAGGGATTCATTGAAGAGTTCGAGGGGTCCTGTATGGATGAAGCGGCCGGCGTGCTGGAAGAAATGTAG
- a CDS encoding branched-chain amino acid ABC transporter permease: MKELMKPVSGALDTIRSAFLKHKKLCLLIGVVLSILLPLVFPGGYICGVFCRILFYGTMAGALNVINGYSGQMCLGVAGFFAIGSYTEAILATKFGLSMWVCILLSGIVSMIFGAVLALPTKRLSGIYLAIITLGFSEVIRIVCLNWTGLTGGTMGIKDIPAPTLFGFVFSRPRHYYYIFLVLAIIFLFCTRRVVNSRIGRAWMSIREDELAAKSLGVENGTYKITSFMYGAFWVGAIGAVYAPYVSYIDSTLFTLDTGWNVLAMLIIGGQGTLSGALVGSTVINTLTEALRSFGDWRYVVYALLILVVMWVRPQGIAGASNSILAGEKEQKVKQDTETKEEVC; the protein is encoded by the coding sequence ATGAAGGAATTGATGAAGCCGGTATCAGGAGCGCTTGATACCATACGTTCCGCTTTTTTAAAGCATAAAAAGCTGTGTCTGCTGATAGGCGTAGTCCTCAGTATTCTGCTGCCTCTGGTTTTCCCGGGAGGATATATATGCGGTGTGTTCTGCCGGATCCTGTTTTATGGAACCATGGCAGGCGCCCTGAATGTTATCAACGGTTATTCCGGTCAGATGTGCCTGGGTGTTGCCGGATTCTTCGCCATTGGTTCTTATACGGAAGCCATATTAGCTACAAAGTTTGGTCTCAGTATGTGGGTTTGTATTCTGTTGTCCGGAATCGTCTCTATGATTTTCGGAGCGGTGCTCGCACTTCCCACAAAGAGACTGTCCGGTATTTATCTGGCGATCATCACATTGGGATTTTCTGAAGTCATCCGAATTGTCTGTCTCAACTGGACAGGCCTTACGGGAGGAACCATGGGAATCAAGGATATCCCCGCGCCGACTCTGTTTGGCTTTGTTTTCTCAAGACCGAGACATTATTATTATATCTTTTTGGTACTGGCTATCATCTTTTTATTCTGCACACGCCGCGTGGTCAATTCCAGGATCGGCCGTGCGTGGATGTCGATTCGTGAAGATGAGCTGGCAGCGAAATCCCTTGGTGTGGAAAACGGCACCTACAAGATCACCAGCTTTATGTACGGAGCATTTTGGGTAGGAGCGATCGGCGCTGTATATGCCCCCTACGTTTCTTACATAGATTCCACACTGTTTACTCTTGATACCGGATGGAACGTGCTGGCGATGCTGATCATCGGAGGCCAAGGTACACTGTCCGGAGCACTTGTAGGCTCGACGGTCATCAATACGCTGACGGAGGCGCTCCGATCCTTCGGTGACTGGAGGTATGTGGTATATGCACTCCTGATCCTGGTAGTGATGTGGGTAAGGCCACAGGGAATCGCAGGAGCATCCAACAGTATCCTTGCCGGAGAGAAAGAACAGAAGGTAAAACAGGATACGGAAACGAAAGAGGAGGTGTGCTGA
- a CDS encoding branched-chain amino acid ABC transporter permease, with translation MQYFISQIVNGLCQGSIYALMAIGYSVIVGVVGFVTFTHGEVIIMGAFAAYYAFEFVGSMNLPLGILAAFVASWLVGIFVYKVCYERFFKAPRHIALICTIAVSILLKNLMQIVFGAARKPMINVIDNKIYTMGPVQISRLQIVIILTVVVLSLLLLFIFKKTRWGVSLRAISQDKSAAALIGINVKRDAMVGNCIGSGLAGVAGLLIAMSYAILYPSMGSTFGMKAFTASVLGGLTSVPLAAVGGMCIGLVENIGITVTSATYRDIFAFVFLIIILLIRPQGFASKKGGRP, from the coding sequence ATGCAATATTTCATTAGTCAGATTGTGAACGGGCTTTGCCAGGGTTCCATCTACGCGTTGATGGCTATTGGATATTCCGTAATCGTGGGAGTCGTCGGTTTTGTCACATTTACACATGGTGAAGTAATAATCATGGGCGCTTTCGCGGCATACTATGCGTTTGAATTTGTGGGGAGCATGAACCTGCCGTTGGGCATTTTGGCGGCGTTTGTGGCATCCTGGCTGGTGGGTATTTTTGTTTATAAAGTCTGTTACGAGCGCTTTTTTAAAGCCCCCAGGCATATTGCTCTGATCTGTACCATAGCAGTCAGCATACTGCTTAAGAATCTGATGCAGATCGTATTCGGAGCGGCCAGAAAGCCGATGATTAACGTTATCGACAATAAGATTTATACTATGGGACCGGTTCAGATCTCAAGGCTTCAGATTGTGATCATCCTGACTGTTGTTGTTTTATCGCTGCTGCTGCTTTTTATCTTTAAGAAAACCCGTTGGGGAGTATCTTTGAGAGCAATCAGTCAGGATAAAAGCGCTGCCGCATTGATCGGGATCAATGTAAAACGAGACGCAATGGTCGGAAACTGTATAGGTTCCGGACTGGCCGGCGTAGCGGGACTTTTGATAGCTATGAGCTACGCCATCCTGTATCCCAGTATGGGTTCCACTTTCGGTATGAAAGCATTCACAGCCAGCGTGCTGGGCGGACTGACAAGCGTGCCGCTGGCAGCAGTCGGCGGTATGTGCATCGGTCTTGTGGAGAACATAGGAATTACCGTCACTTCCGCTACATATCGTGACATTTTTGCCTTTGTTTTCTTGATCATCATACTTTTGATCCGTCCTCAGGGATTTGCTTCTAAGAAAGGAGGAAGGCCTTGA
- a CDS encoding ABC transporter substrate-binding protein, producing the protein MKKQTMKRVVALAAAISMVIGLTACSNGGGDAKETTKAADNKEQQESNTSGEINIGVVGPMTGANAEDGIGFKVAVGIAVDEINAAGGAAGYKLTYDSNDSASDANQSADIVRQYAENDKYSVIIGDFTTSCCVVDAEIVDKYQIPMITPTASGSQLPGISDWFFSMSHTQEYESPWAAEHVTKDYLGAKSVGIMYLNTDWGTQVDGFLLKAYEELGVEVLANESYLDTETNFSSIVSKLSSEKPDVIVVVDQSNAATIINQIRSAGVETQIQLLGPGAAVQIVDQTGDNSEGVVTNTASLLTYDNEKVSGFMKTFYEEAGFDAADHAICAYNTVYMIATAIENAVADGKTEINRTVIKDYLETAEFDSPIGLVKFNELHGSNRDMLVVAVENGEYVVKCDYGYFD; encoded by the coding sequence ATGAAAAAACAGACAATGAAGCGAGTAGTGGCATTGGCGGCCGCGATAAGCATGGTGATTGGCCTGACCGCATGTTCAAACGGGGGCGGAGATGCCAAGGAAACAACAAAAGCAGCAGACAACAAAGAACAGCAGGAAAGCAATACATCCGGTGAGATCAACATCGGCGTGGTCGGCCCGATGACGGGTGCGAATGCAGAAGACGGAATCGGCTTTAAGGTAGCGGTTGGAATCGCCGTTGACGAGATCAACGCGGCGGGCGGCGCTGCAGGCTATAAGCTTACATACGACAGCAATGACTCAGCCAGTGATGCAAACCAAAGTGCAGATATCGTGAGACAGTACGCTGAAAATGATAAATACTCTGTGATCATTGGAGACTTTACTACCAGCTGCTGTGTAGTGGATGCGGAGATCGTAGATAAATACCAGATTCCGATGATCACACCTACGGCTTCCGGTTCTCAGCTTCCCGGTATCAGCGATTGGTTCTTCTCTATGTCCCATACTCAGGAATATGAATCCCCCTGGGCTGCAGAGCATGTAACAAAAGATTATCTGGGCGCAAAATCAGTCGGTATCATGTACCTGAATACAGACTGGGGAACACAGGTAGACGGATTCTTACTGAAAGCTTATGAAGAGCTTGGTGTTGAAGTTCTGGCCAATGAGTCCTATCTGGATACGGAAACGAATTTCAGCTCTATCGTATCTAAGCTCAGCAGTGAAAAGCCTGACGTGATCGTAGTAGTAGACCAGAGTAACGCAGCGACTATCATCAATCAGATTCGCAGCGCGGGAGTTGAGACTCAGATTCAGCTGTTAGGGCCTGGCGCAGCAGTGCAGATCGTTGATCAAACCGGTGATAATTCCGAAGGCGTTGTGACCAATACGGCATCCTTACTGACATATGACAATGAAAAAGTATCCGGCTTCATGAAGACCTTTTATGAGGAGGCAGGATTTGACGCGGCCGACCACGCAATATGCGCTTACAACACGGTTTATATGATCGCAACTGCCATTGAAAATGCGGTAGCTGACGGAAAAACAGAAATTAATCGTACAGTGATCAAAGATTATCTGGAAACTGCTGAATTTGACAGCCCCATCGGACTTGTAAAATTCAATGAACTCCACGGTTCCAACAGAGATATGCTGGTAGTTGCAGTGGAAAATGGAGAATATGTTGTTAAATGTGATTACGGATATTTCGACTGA
- a CDS encoding MBL fold metallo-hydrolase: protein MVIKTLMEDTSSGELWEKEHGLSLYLETDKHRLLFDTGKSGLFLTNAARMEVDVSKIDTVVISHGHYDHGGGLPAFLEQNKKAVVYLHEEAFEPYFVKRGEGGIDYIGIDQNLRENSQIHPINGTVDIDEELTIFSDVTGQELRSEANDVLLERKDGEYQKDKFFHEQNLIVRKKDGTRLLISGCAHNGIVNIIERFKELEGIAPDVVIGGFHLMEPGNGRSIPKDQVEAVADKLLCYEGEKNVTRYYTCHCTGMEAYGILKEQMGDRVSYLSAGCEIFL from the coding sequence ATGGTGATTAAGACTTTAATGGAGGATACCAGCAGCGGAGAGCTTTGGGAAAAGGAACATGGTTTGTCCCTTTATCTGGAGACGGACAAGCACAGGCTTTTGTTTGATACAGGGAAAAGCGGTCTGTTTCTTACCAATGCTGCGAGAATGGAAGTGGATGTATCGAAGATCGATACAGTGGTGATTTCCCATGGACACTACGATCACGGCGGTGGTCTGCCAGCTTTCTTGGAACAGAATAAAAAGGCCGTCGTATATCTCCATGAGGAAGCCTTTGAACCCTATTTTGTAAAGCGGGGAGAAGGAGGGATCGATTATATCGGAATCGACCAGAATTTGCGGGAAAATTCCCAAATCCATCCAATAAATGGTACCGTGGATATTGACGAAGAACTTACGATTTTTTCCGACGTTACAGGACAGGAGCTTCGCTCGGAGGCGAATGATGTCCTGCTCGAAAGAAAGGATGGAGAATATCAGAAAGACAAATTTTTCCATGAGCAGAACCTGATTGTCCGGAAGAAGGACGGGACGAGGCTGCTGATATCAGGATGCGCGCACAACGGTATTGTCAATATCATAGAGAGGTTCAAAGAGCTTGAGGGTATAGCGCCGGATGTGGTGATCGGCGGTTTTCACCTGATGGAGCCGGGGAACGGACGGTCCATTCCCAAGGACCAGGTTGAGGCGGTAGCGGACAAGCTTCTATGTTATGAAGGAGAAAAAAATGTCACCAGATATTATACCTGCCACTGCACCGGAATGGAAGCATATGGGATTTTGAAAGAACAGATGGGAGATCGTGTTTCATATTTGTCAGCTGGCTGTGAGATTTTTTTGTAG
- a CDS encoding ABC transporter ATP-binding protein, with amino-acid sequence MEMLKVQNLSVNYGYITALTNASIEVDKGEIITLIGSNGAGKTTMLMSISNLVQKNQGQIFFKEKNISKVPSHKIVKNGLCHVPEGRKIFPALTVYENLWLGTIGNQNIKKKDVQELVEKQYDLFPRLKERRNQGGGSLSGGEQQMLAIARGLMMDPDLIMLDEPSLGLAPIVVEEIFELILKIRDTGKTVLLIEQNAAMALSIADRGYVLQNGRIALQGKGIELLHNEDVKRLYLGADD; translated from the coding sequence ATGGAAATGCTTAAAGTTCAGAACCTTTCAGTGAATTATGGATATATTACCGCGCTGACAAATGCCAGTATCGAAGTGGATAAGGGTGAGATCATCACTCTGATCGGAAGCAACGGAGCGGGAAAAACGACAATGTTAATGTCTATTTCTAACCTCGTGCAGAAGAACCAGGGTCAGATATTCTTTAAGGAAAAGAACATCAGTAAGGTGCCGTCTCATAAAATCGTGAAAAACGGTTTATGCCATGTTCCGGAAGGGCGGAAGATATTCCCGGCTCTGACGGTCTATGAAAACCTGTGGCTGGGGACGATCGGGAACCAGAACATCAAAAAGAAAGATGTCCAGGAGCTTGTGGAAAAACAGTATGATTTGTTCCCCAGACTGAAGGAAAGAAGAAATCAGGGAGGCGGAAGCCTTTCGGGAGGAGAGCAGCAGATGCTGGCGATCGCCAGAGGTCTGATGATGGATCCGGATCTGATCATGCTGGATGAACCGTCCTTGGGCCTTGCGCCCATCGTGGTAGAAGAAATCTTTGAACTGATCCTGAAAATCCGTGATACAGGAAAGACTGTACTGCTGATTGAGCAGAATGCCGCCATGGCTCTGAGCATTGCTGACAGAGGCTATGTGCTTCAGAACGGAAGGATCGCCCTTCAGGGAAAAGGCATAGAATTACTCCATAATGAAGATGTCAAGAGATTGTATCTTGGCGCAGATGACTAG
- a CDS encoding ABC transporter ATP-binding protein produces MSVLLEAKNISKHFGGLKAVDGVNMNINKGEIFGIIGPNGAGKTTFFNICSGIYAPTAGQVVLEGKDISGFAPEKIARLGMARTFQNIQLFKYMTVLENVKIGFHIKTKTTMADAILHTKRYKEDEKLIQEKGMELLEYLGLQDLAGTRAGNLAYGVQRKVEIARALATDPKIILLDEPAAGMNPNETASLSEFIKNINKDGYTVAVIEHDMKFVMRTCHRIMVLNFGEKICEGTPEIVQADKLVNEAYFGKGRIARGEVMTDGNA; encoded by the coding sequence ATGAGTGTACTTCTGGAAGCAAAAAATATAAGCAAGCATTTTGGCGGCCTTAAGGCCGTCGACGGAGTCAACATGAACATCAACAAAGGTGAGATCTTTGGGATCATCGGTCCCAACGGAGCCGGAAAAACCACCTTTTTCAATATTTGCTCCGGGATTTATGCACCTACGGCAGGTCAGGTAGTGCTGGAGGGAAAAGATATATCCGGATTTGCTCCGGAGAAGATCGCGAGACTTGGAATGGCGCGTACCTTCCAGAATATCCAGCTGTTTAAATATATGACCGTGCTGGAAAATGTGAAGATCGGATTCCATATTAAGACAAAGACCACGATGGCTGACGCCATCCTTCATACAAAGCGTTATAAAGAGGATGAGAAGCTGATTCAGGAAAAAGGAATGGAACTTCTGGAATACCTGGGTCTGCAGGATCTGGCCGGGACTCGTGCCGGGAATCTGGCATACGGAGTTCAGAGAAAGGTGGAGATCGCCAGGGCCCTGGCCACTGACCCGAAGATCATACTGCTGGATGAGCCGGCAGCCGGAATGAATCCAAATGAAACGGCGTCTCTCAGCGAGTTCATTAAGAATATCAACAAAGACGGCTATACAGTGGCAGTTATCGAGCATGATATGAAATTCGTCATGAGGACCTGTCACAGGATCATGGTGTTAAACTTCGGGGAAAAAATCTGCGAGGGTACGCCGGAAATCGTGCAGGCGGATAAGCTGGTAAATGAAGCTTACTTCGGGAAGGGCAGAATCGCACGGGGGGAGGTAATGACAGATGGAAATGCTTAA
- a CDS encoding C-GCAxxG-C-C family protein, whose amino-acid sequence MKTRVMETKERHDKGFNCCQAVACTYCDLVGMDEETAFKACEAFGAGMGGMQGTCGAVSGAVFLAGLKNSCGDLNRPVSKGKTYKISKKIAEEFRKKNGSIICKELKGVETKQILRSCEGCIMDAAEIIERLLFEEEN is encoded by the coding sequence ATGAAAACACGGGTAATGGAAACCAAGGAACGGCATGATAAGGGATTTAACTGCTGTCAGGCAGTGGCATGTACGTACTGTGACCTGGTCGGTATGGATGAAGAGACCGCGTTTAAGGCATGCGAGGCTTTTGGTGCGGGAATGGGAGGCATGCAGGGCACTTGCGGGGCCGTATCCGGCGCTGTGTTTTTGGCAGGTCTTAAGAACAGCTGCGGGGATTTAAACCGGCCGGTCAGCAAAGGGAAGACGTATAAGATTTCCAAGAAGATTGCCGAGGAATTCCGGAAAAAGAACGGGAGTATCATATGCAAGGAACTGAAAGGCGTGGAGACAAAACAGATTCTCCGCTCCTGCGAGGGCTGTATCATGGATGCTGCGGAGATCATAGAGAGACTTTTATTCGAAGAGGAAAATTAA
- a CDS encoding LacI family DNA-binding transcriptional regulator: MITQKDVARLAGVSVSTVSRVLNESNLVDEKTKQIVESAIKKLNYKPNLVAYGLRAKSSKLVGLILPEMNHYTYASFAQFVEGSCMEKGYSMLLGLHHNECELEKSLVDEFQRRNVDGLILCLAIDEQNLSNNLMEYISVPTVMYERTFNNNRMGGIRFDNYKAGKMAAKYLAGLNHKNIACTVGPMGMHYVQDRFFGFRDELTEQGIEIKKENVLECDFNYRVPNFVSGEDAARAFLDGRSDRDIPTAIWAHNDNVASGVIKELHRRKIKIPEEISVMGVDNIGLTDMIYPSLTTIGQPLKNMAEKSVEMIMEEIELGEEYKADIVIMEPELIIRESTGKCRS; encoded by the coding sequence ATGATTACACAGAAAGACGTTGCGCGTTTAGCGGGAGTGTCTGTTTCAACGGTGTCCAGGGTATTGAATGAGAGTAACCTAGTGGATGAAAAAACGAAACAAATTGTTGAAAGCGCTATTAAAAAGCTGAATTATAAACCCAATCTGGTCGCATATGGACTTCGGGCTAAAAGCAGTAAGCTGGTTGGCCTGATTCTTCCCGAGATGAATCATTATACATATGCTAGTTTTGCCCAATTTGTGGAAGGTTCTTGTATGGAGAAGGGCTACAGCATGCTTCTGGGCCTTCATCATAACGAATGTGAACTGGAAAAATCCCTGGTAGATGAGTTTCAGCGAAGAAATGTGGACGGTCTTATATTATGTTTGGCCATAGATGAGCAGAATCTGTCCAATAATTTAATGGAATATATAAGTGTCCCCACGGTGATGTACGAACGTACATTTAATAATAACCGCATGGGAGGAATCCGATTTGACAATTATAAAGCAGGAAAAATGGCGGCAAAATATCTTGCTGGTTTAAATCATAAAAATATTGCGTGTACCGTTGGCCCCATGGGGATGCATTACGTTCAGGATCGCTTTTTTGGATTTCGGGATGAGCTGACGGAGCAGGGAATTGAAATTAAAAAAGAAAATGTGCTTGAATGTGATTTTAACTATCGTGTCCCCAATTTTGTGAGTGGGGAAGACGCGGCGCGCGCATTTCTGGATGGAAGAAGTGACAGAGATATTCCCACAGCGATCTGGGCTCATAATGACAACGTGGCTTCCGGCGTGATCAAAGAGCTTCACAGAAGAAAAATAAAAATACCAGAAGAGATATCTGTTATGGGTGTGGATAACATAGGACTTACAGATATGATATATCCTTCTCTTACAACCATCGGACAGCCCCTTAAAAATATGGCGGAAAAGTCTGTTGAGATGATCATGGAGGAAATAGAGCTGGGCGAGGAATATAAGGCGGATATTGTCATTATGGAGCCGGAATTGATCATACGGGAATCAACGGGAAAATGCCGCAGCTGA
- a CDS encoding L-2-amino-thiazoline-4-carboxylic acid hydrolase produces the protein MSIKNISLVYDEKVDINRSAIEHRATWMGLTYKAAVEAGADGEAFARKAITETGHVHGKNFKAMCEDPTNCVQFEKAFLNDLGKSTFQQDVTELNEDNLKVEFHYCPLLSAWQKLGIDDETCAKLCDIAMDGDRAIAEEMGLKLDLTDTIAKGCEVCKLHFHK, from the coding sequence ATGAGCATCAAAAATATTTCTTTGGTTTACGACGAAAAGGTGGATATCAACAGGAGCGCCATCGAACACCGCGCGACCTGGATGGGCCTGACTTACAAAGCTGCTGTGGAAGCCGGAGCGGACGGAGAAGCCTTTGCACGGAAAGCGATTACAGAAACGGGACATGTCCATGGAAAGAATTTCAAGGCAATGTGTGAAGATCCGACCAACTGCGTGCAGTTTGAGAAGGCATTCCTGAATGACCTTGGTAAATCTACATTCCAGCAGGATGTAACGGAACTGAATGAGGACAATCTGAAAGTGGAGTTCCACTACTGTCCTCTGCTGAGCGCATGGCAGAAGCTGGGTATCGATGACGAGACCTGCGCGAAGCTTTGTGATATCGCCATGGACGGAGACAGAGCCATCGCTGAGGAAATGGGACTTAAGCTGGATCTTACAGATACCATTGCCAAAGGCTGTGAAGTATGTAAGCTGCATTTTCATAAATAA
- a CDS encoding L-cysteine desulfidase family protein, which yields MNKSSYNNYVSILRSELLPALGCTEPIAIAYCAAKARQTLGCMPDMVSVACSGNIIKNVKGVTVPNSGGLKGVEAAAVLGIIGGDAEKELEVLEHVSGRDIEETEAFLKTGKCTVSLQEGEENLYVMCTLKSGTDTASVELKTKHNHISKIEKNGKVIFSQPDVVTEEAGNKKLLNLEEIYEFANCVKIDDVKEVIERQIQMNMAIAEEGVQNSWGVNVGAECLKMSGDDTLRRAEALAAAGSDARMSGCPMPVVINSGSGNQGITLTAPVVTYAKDLKVSGEKLIRAMVLANLISIHQKRFIGNLSAYCGATSAATAAACGVAYLYDESMEVISNTIINSIATIGGMVCDGAKPSCAAKIRSAVDTAMLAYRLAKDGRVYQSGEGLVEKDAETTIRNVGRMGRVGMASTDVEILNIMIGQ from the coding sequence ATGAACAAATCAAGCTATAACAATTACGTTTCTATCCTTAGGAGCGAGCTGCTTCCGGCATTGGGATGCACGGAACCGATTGCGATCGCCTATTGTGCCGCAAAGGCCAGACAGACGTTGGGATGTATGCCGGATATGGTCAGCGTGGCATGCAGCGGGAACATCATCAAAAATGTAAAGGGTGTGACCGTGCCCAATTCCGGCGGTCTTAAGGGGGTAGAAGCTGCAGCAGTCCTGGGCATCATCGGCGGTGACGCGGAAAAAGAGCTGGAAGTCCTGGAGCATGTTTCAGGCAGAGATATTGAAGAGACGGAGGCCTTTTTGAAGACCGGGAAATGTACGGTATCCCTTCAGGAGGGAGAGGAGAATCTGTATGTGATGTGCACGCTGAAAAGTGGTACGGATACGGCATCGGTCGAACTGAAGACCAAGCATAATCATATCTCCAAGATTGAAAAAAACGGAAAAGTGATTTTTTCTCAGCCGGATGTGGTGACAGAGGAAGCAGGAAACAAAAAACTGCTGAATCTGGAGGAAATCTATGAATTTGCAAACTGTGTGAAAATCGATGATGTCAAAGAGGTCATCGAACGTCAGATACAGATGAACATGGCCATTGCCGAGGAAGGGGTACAGAATTCCTGGGGAGTGAACGTGGGAGCCGAATGTCTGAAAATGTCCGGAGATGATACGCTGCGGAGGGCGGAAGCTCTGGCGGCGGCCGGTTCCGACGCCAGGATGAGCGGCTGTCCCATGCCCGTTGTCATCAATTCTGGGAGCGGAAATCAGGGGATCACACTGACCGCGCCGGTGGTCACCTATGCAAAGGACCTTAAGGTTTCAGGAGAAAAGCTCATACGGGCAATGGTCCTGGCAAATCTGATCTCGATTCATCAAAAGAGGTTTATCGGAAACTTGTCCGCATACTGCGGGGCGACCAGCGCGGCGACAGCCGCGGCCTGTGGGGTGGCATATCTGTATGATGAATCGATGGAGGTCATATCCAATACCATCATAAATTCCATAGCTACTATCGGCGGGATGGTCTGCGACGGAGCGAAGCCGTCCTGTGCTGCGAAGATCCGGAGCGCTGTGGACACCGCCATGCTGGCATACCGTCTGGCTAAGGACGGAAGAGTGTATCAGAGCGGCGAGGGACTTGTTGAAAAGGATGCCGAGACTACGATTCGGAATGTGGGAAGAATGGGACGTGTCGGTATGGCATCTACGGATGTTGAAATTTTAAATATCATGATAGGACAATAA